In a genomic window of Streptococcus oralis:
- a CDS encoding L-lactate MFS transporter, which produces MKETFNRWRILVTSTAILLCTGAVYSFSVFAGPLSSSTSWSMSDIMLAFAINSAIGPIPMILGGYLVDKGYVKWTISLGALLFASGFYLTGYANSPAMLYLTYGLMAGLGQGFAYSGALSNSLRLFPDKRGLASGILTGGMGFAAVIASPVASNLIQKQDAFFAFRTIGLVYIVVIICAIFFIKAAPSGYQPAGWKAPVQTKQGPTNKNWKQMLQSPLFYIIISMFFVGAFSGLMIASQASPIGQSMFGLSAGTAALYVSLYSIANSSGRFIWGSLSDKIGRSKTLLIIYSVIVLALFSLTIVPGQLGFTLGIIGLGICFGGVMGVFPSIVMENYGPANQGVNYGIVFTGYSLAAFFAPKVAVQMAMANNGNYSVAFYVAIALAFIGLMLTIFYMKKKA; this is translated from the coding sequence ATGAAAGAGACATTCAATCGTTGGCGGATTTTAGTCACGTCTACAGCCATTCTTCTTTGCACAGGTGCCGTCTATTCCTTTTCTGTTTTTGCCGGACCACTTAGCAGTTCAACAAGCTGGTCCATGTCTGATATTATGTTAGCATTTGCTATCAACTCTGCAATCGGCCCTATTCCCATGATTCTAGGAGGTTATTTAGTTGACAAAGGTTATGTAAAATGGACTATCTCCCTAGGCGCTCTCCTATTTGCTAGCGGATTTTACTTAACCGGCTATGCCAATTCACCAGCCATGCTTTATTTGACCTATGGATTAATGGCCGGGCTTGGTCAAGGTTTTGCCTATTCGGGTGCCCTCTCCAATTCACTTCGCCTCTTCCCTGATAAACGTGGCTTAGCCTCTGGAATTCTGACAGGCGGCATGGGATTTGCCGCAGTCATCGCTTCTCCAGTCGCAAGCAATCTCATTCAAAAACAAGATGCCTTCTTTGCTTTTCGTACAATTGGGCTAGTCTATATTGTTGTTATCATCTGTGCAATTTTCTTTATCAAGGCAGCTCCAAGTGGCTACCAACCAGCAGGCTGGAAAGCTCCAGTACAAACTAAGCAAGGACCTACTAATAAAAACTGGAAACAAATGCTACAAAGTCCTCTGTTTTACATTATCATTAGCATGTTCTTTGTTGGCGCCTTTTCTGGTTTGATGATTGCCTCTCAAGCATCACCAATCGGTCAATCAATGTTTGGACTCTCTGCAGGCACTGCAGCTCTCTATGTCTCTCTTTATTCAATCGCAAACTCTAGTGGTCGTTTTATCTGGGGATCACTTTCTGATAAAATCGGCCGTTCAAAGACCTTATTGATTATTTATTCTGTCATTGTCCTAGCTTTATTCTCCCTAACAATCGTTCCTGGTCAACTCGGGTTTACCTTAGGGATTATAGGGCTTGGTATCTGCTTTGGTGGTGTTATGGGGGTCTTCCCATCTATCGTCATGGAAAATTACGGTCCTGCAAATCAAGGGGTCAACTACGGTATCGTCTTCACTGGATATTCTTTAGCAGCATTTTTCGCTCCCAAAGTCGCTGTTCAAATGGCAATGGCTAATAATGGAAATTATAGTGTAGCTTTTTATGTTGCTATCGCTTTGGCCTTCATTGGACTTATGCTTACTATTTTTTATATGAAAAAGAAAGCTTAA